Proteins encoded by one window of Vigna radiata var. radiata cultivar VC1973A chromosome 5, Vradiata_ver6, whole genome shotgun sequence:
- the LOC106761589 gene encoding uncharacterized protein LOC106761589 isoform X1 gives MSGVSLAMSRPPAATGEERVSSAGIKSKRRAEEGSHGGMMGSLRMIELQLVAFILVFSASGLIPLLDLVFPVLASAYILALSYFAFPSKSSSSGSSGSGTELFKGSRMFRMYVVVGTTVGLFLPLAYVLGGFARGDEHAVRSATPHLFLLSFQILSENIIGGLSLFSPPVRAMVPMLYTIRRIFVDIDWIHDVWLNKTLPVNASFQDMAWHIFGKFLAVANLVYFSINLFVFLVPCFLPRAFERYFEDKGEIFAKSAEDKRSVVHNKSQFPEKKTD, from the exons atgtctGGTGTGTCTCTAGCAATGTCTCGTCCGCCAGCAGCAACGGGAGAAGAAAGGGTGTCTTCAGCAGGCATAAAGTCTAAACGGCGAGCAGAAGAGGGTTCACATGGTGGCATGATGGGTTCGCTACGCATGATAGAGCTTCAGCTTGTGGCCTTCATTTTGGTGTTCTCGGCAAGTGGTCTTATCCCACTCCTTGACCTAGTTTTCCCTGTACTTGCCTCTGCTTACATCTTGGCACTCTCATATTTTGCCTTTCCATCAAAGTCGTCATCATCAGGTTCATCTGGGTCGGGGACTGAGCTCTTCAAAGGGAGCAGAATGTTCCGAATGTATGTGGTTGTTGGAACCACTGTGGGGTTGTTCTTGCCACTGGCTTATGTGCTTGGAGGGTTTGCGAGAGGGGATGAGCATGCTGTGCGTTCAGCCACCCCTCACTTGTTCTTGTTGTCCTTTCAGATATTGAGTGAGAACATCATCGGAGGCTTGTCTTTGTTTTCACCACCTGTGAGGGCCATGGTTCCCATGCTCTACACAATCAGGAGGATCTTTGTGGATATTGATTGGATTCATGATGTCTGGCTCAACAAGACTTTGCCTGTCAATGCCAGTTTTCAG GACATGGCGTGGCATATCTTCGGGAAGTTTCTGGCAGTGGCAAATCTGGTTTATTTCTCAATCAATCTATTCGTGTTCTTGGTTCCTTGCTTCCTTCCAAGAGCTTTTGAGAGGTATTTCGAAGACAAAGGAGAGATCTTTGCTAAGTCAGCAGAGGACAAGCGATCTGTGGTTCACAACAAATCCCAATTTCCAGAAAAGAAGACAGATTAA
- the LOC106761589 gene encoding uncharacterized protein LOC106761589 isoform X2: MSGVSLAMSRPPAATGEERVSSAGIKSKRRAEEGSHGGMMGSLRMIELQLVAFILVFSSSSSGSSGSGTELFKGSRMFRMYVVVGTTVGLFLPLAYVLGGFARGDEHAVRSATPHLFLLSFQILSENIIGGLSLFSPPVRAMVPMLYTIRRIFVDIDWIHDVWLNKTLPVNASFQDMAWHIFGKFLAVANLVYFSINLFVFLVPCFLPRAFERYFEDKGEIFAKSAEDKRSVVHNKSQFPEKKTD, from the exons atgtctGGTGTGTCTCTAGCAATGTCTCGTCCGCCAGCAGCAACGGGAGAAGAAAGGGTGTCTTCAGCAGGCATAAAGTCTAAACGGCGAGCAGAAGAGGGTTCACATGGTGGCATGATGGGTTCGCTACGCATGATAGAGCTTCAGCTTGTGGCCTTCATTTTGGTGTTCTCG TCGTCATCATCAGGTTCATCTGGGTCGGGGACTGAGCTCTTCAAAGGGAGCAGAATGTTCCGAATGTATGTGGTTGTTGGAACCACTGTGGGGTTGTTCTTGCCACTGGCTTATGTGCTTGGAGGGTTTGCGAGAGGGGATGAGCATGCTGTGCGTTCAGCCACCCCTCACTTGTTCTTGTTGTCCTTTCAGATATTGAGTGAGAACATCATCGGAGGCTTGTCTTTGTTTTCACCACCTGTGAGGGCCATGGTTCCCATGCTCTACACAATCAGGAGGATCTTTGTGGATATTGATTGGATTCATGATGTCTGGCTCAACAAGACTTTGCCTGTCAATGCCAGTTTTCAG GACATGGCGTGGCATATCTTCGGGAAGTTTCTGGCAGTGGCAAATCTGGTTTATTTCTCAATCAATCTATTCGTGTTCTTGGTTCCTTGCTTCCTTCCAAGAGCTTTTGAGAGGTATTTCGAAGACAAAGGAGAGATCTTTGCTAAGTCAGCAGAGGACAAGCGATCTGTGGTTCACAACAAATCCCAATTTCCAGAAAAGAAGACAGATTAA